A stretch of DNA from Desulfobulbaceae bacterium:
GAATCAATGAAAACAACCCTTAATAAAGCAGACAGATCCAACAACAAAAGAATCCAGAAAACGTATGTGATCAGCCGAAGATCGCTAGACTCTCTTGAGCAGGCCTCGAAAGTGTTTAACACCTCGCGAGACCTGTTGGTGGAATTCTCGGTGCAACGCCTACTGCCAATGATCGAAATAGAACGACAGCAGCACGAGAAAAGAAAAGAAGTGCTATCAGCGTTACACTGTCAAACAGTAACCGCAAAGCAGTTATGGCAAAAAACCTGCCTGGAGCTTGGAGATAACGATTTTGTTTCAGAGAAAATAGCAGTGGCGGCCAAGGCCTTAGAAGTTGCAGAACGGCTCGTGGCAGAGTGTGTGGAGCAAGGGCGAATCATCGAAGCCCTCGGTAGCGATTAAAGACACAGAAAAAAAGGTAACTATCCAGCAACACCACATCTGCTTTGTCATAAGCCTGCTCACATAGACGGGCTATAGTTCGCAGGCTTATTTCGCGCATCTGTAGCGCTGCTGGACAGTTACAGTTCCCGACATCTGCTTATTTTGCGGATTGAACTGGATAGTTATAAAAAAAGTAAGTTATTCTCACTGACAACCTGATACGAAACTCCGAACCTATCCTCAGATCCAAGCGCTATCCAAACATATTACATCGTTTTGCTCCCCTTCGTTCTCTCAGTCGACCCAGTTCCACCGAAAGACTCGCTGTATCAACTGAATACTGCCATCCAAGATAAAACCAATCATACCGATGGCCATGACTATTGCCATCAAACGATCATACTCCATGGTATCCCTGGCATCATTGATGATATAACCAAGTCCGCTTGAGATCCCCAGAAACTCCACCGGCACCAATACAATCCAGGCGACACCAAGCGCCAGACGCAAACTGGTAAGAATATAAGGAACCGAGGCAGGGACCACGATATACAATAAGACTTGAACATCTGTAGCCCCCTGGTTCTTAGCCATTCTAATCCATTGCGGGTTAACCCGAGAAACTCCCAGACTGGAATTTAAAACGATAGGCCAGATTGTAGCCATGGTGATCAAAAAATAAATGGCGGATTCAAATGTAGCAAAAACCAGAAGGGCAATCGGCATCCATGAGAGAGGGCTGATCATTCGGACAAACTGAATTGGGACATAGGTGGCCGTGCGCAGTTGCCTGAAATATCCGATCAGCAACCCCAAGGGTAATCCCAGAACAAAGGCAATGCCAATTCCCACGGTGACACGACGAAGACTGGCAAGAACCGATGGCCAGAATTGAAGATCAAATAAAAGTCTCCCCAATGCCTTAATCGTCGCCACGGGCAGAAAACCTGAAAACTGGCCAAAATGCGGCCTGTTAAACAAATAATTGCCACCAATAGCCCACACCAAAAAGAAGCCGGCAATCCCCGCAGCCGCCAACAAAAGGTGCGGCAAGCCATAGCGATTATTACTCCAATCAGCCCACACCCCCCGGTGCTTTACCACATATTTGGCAATCGACTTCATCAAAGATCAATCACTTCCTGACGATCCCAAGGATGCTCGAGATTGATCTCCTCAAACATACCCGCCCCGCCCACCATATCAATCGCCCTTTTGACAAAGGACTCATCTACCAGGTCCCGGCTAACAAAATCCGCATCCAACCGCGACAGGAAACTACGATCACCCTCCATCTCCGTACCTCGCATAGCCTGCACAATAAATCGGGTCGCCGATGGATAGGGATATGGCTGAAAACTGATCCGACTATTCTGCCAGGAGGGATGTCGAATAGCGGTAGGTTGGGCCGGAGCACCGTATTCCTCAAGCGAATAATGGGTAAAAACACGGAGCAAAGTCTGCTCGTCAACGGGCAGATACCCCTCTCCTTCTTTAGACAAAATGCGGGCCGTTTGAACAGGATTCTGCTTAACCCATAACTGCGCCCGGACAATCCCATTTATCACCTTCTGCACGAATATCGGATCCTCTTTAATTAATGCTTCAAGCATCACCACTACACAACAGGGGTGATTCCGCCAAATATCCCCGGTAAACCGCATAATCCGGGCGTTCATTTTGATCTCACCCAAGGCATTAAACGGCTCTGCAACAACATACCCGTCGATCTTGCGCCCCGCGAGACCGGCAGGCATCTCTGGAGGAGAAAGGATAAAGAGATTTACCTGATTCTTGGCTAAGGCCAAGCTCTGAGGCTGAATCACAGGGACAAGCCCTACCTTCCGGAGTCCCATCTGCAGGATGATGTTATGCATCGAGTACCAATAGGGCACAGCAATATGCTTGCCACCCAAATCCTCAAACCCGTTGATCCCGGCATCTGATCGCACCGTAATCGCGCTGCCGTTGGTATGGTCCCACGCCAAGACCTTGACTGGGGTTTGATTCTTGAAACGCATCCAGATTGGCATCGGGAGGAGCAAATGAGTTACGTCAAACTTGCCTCCCAAAAACGATTCCGCCAGGCTTGACCAGTTACGAATCCGAATTGGCCGTTCAGTAATCAATCCTTCATCCTTGAAATATCCATTCGCATGGGCAATAAGCAAGGGCGTGGCATCGGTGATCGGAAGATATCCGATAGAAAGCCGCTTTTGGGTCTGGGCAATGGCCCGCCTCCCCATAGAGGGCAGGAGCAACGAACCAGCCACTCCAACCGCTGTTTTGAGTATTTGGCGCCTATTTACGGACATCACACGCCTCATGAATCGGAAACTGAGGGCCCACAGTAGTTGCCGCTCGTAACTGATTAATAATTGTCGCCCTAAGAGTAAAGAAGGAATGACTGGAGATATCCCTGGGATACGGCAGATCAATCTCGTGAACTGAAAGTACCTCGGCAGGCCTGCCACCTAAGACGATCACTTTTTCTCCGACAATCAACGCCTCATCAACATCATGGGTGACAAGAATAATTGTGAATCTTCTTTCACGCCAAACCCCAATCAGCTCGTTCTGCAACCTGGCTCTGTTGCATATATCAAGAAAACCAAAGGGCTCATCAAGAAGAAGGAGCTGCGGTTGCCCGATCAAAGCCCGAGCCAGACAAACTCGCTGAGCCATGCCGACAGACAGTTCGGTCGGATGCCTGTTCTCAAAACCGACCAAACCGATCAGTCTAATCAAGTCGTTCACCCTGGCATCAAGATTATCTCTATCGCCCCGGAGGCGGCAGCCGAACGATATATTTTCCTTCACCGTCAACCAGGGCAGCAAACTCGGTTGCTGAAAAAGGATGGTGCGCTCAGGGGAGGGACCAGTAACAGTAATTCCATCCGCCCTTACCTCTCCACTAGTTATGGGTATCAACCCTGCCAGCAGACTCAGCAAAGTTGACTTGCCACACCCAGACTCTCCAAGCAACACCGTAAATGATCCGGACTCGATGACAAAATCAAGTCCGCTGAAAACCGGAAAAGACTTCGCCTTGGACAGAGGAAATGATTGCGAAAGATCAATAGTTTCAATCTTCAACAAACACCCCTAGGACCAATTGACCCATTCTGCAAAATTTCAACAACCTTCGTATCCGACTAAAGATTCGACAAAAATCGATCAAGGAGCCCCTCCAGCTGGTTCATTATGATATCCATAGATCTCTTCAAGAGCGTCATCCACCCGTTTTCCTTTGGCAAAACAAGCAATACTGATAGTTGCCTTAATTTCCCATTGCCGACTTGACTCAGCAAGTACCTCCCGACAAGCGCCTGCAAGTTTTTCAAGAATAACTGGATCGATCTCGGAATAAATCAAATAGTCAGACCCCCGACGCAGCAGCATCAGGGCATTAATAGGAATGGCATATTCAAGCAAGGTATCTTCAACCAGGTTATGAAAGAAATGTCCTATTTGATCAAGAATCGTATCTGCCTTGGCATAACCAATACGGCAATTCAGCTCTTTCAGTTCATTGAAGTCGGCTTTTACTATGTGATAATGTTGTGACTCCCGACAAAGTCCTCCTGCACCCTCAAGGGCCGCAAGATAGCGATAATTATAAAAATCACTCAGTGGCTCGCGGAAATAGGTCTTGCGCCTAAACAACTCCAAACTGGACAGATAACCTGAAGCCAAATCAAGATGAATCTGCAAGGGGTCCCAGTCAATAGTGACCTTTTCCAGAATCCGGACCATTGAATCTAAACACTTGCCTTGATCGGCGTCTTCGCGCAAAATCGACAGCGCCTTTTCTCGGCTCATTGGCTGTTTATAGGGACGACGGGCAACAAGCGCCTCATACACATCTGCAACCATGACGATTTTCACTAAATCGTCAATCTCATCTCCCGTGGCGCCATCAGGATAACCGCTCCCATCCAGTCGTTCATGATGCTGCCTGATGATCAGAGCCAACCGCCCATCCGCAAATCGATCAGTAAATAACTGCCCCCCAATCAGCGGGTGGTACTCCATGATTTGACGATCCTCCTTATCAAATCGCCCAGGCTTCAACAAAACATCATCCGGAATGGCAACCTTGCCGATATCATGAACCAAACACCCAAGCTCAAGGATCTCAAGATCCTTACTGCCAAGACCAACTTCCCGACCCATCCTGACGGAAATCGCCGCTACCCGGAGAGCGTGCTCAGAGGTGTAATGATCACGGCTGGCGAGGAGTTCCCCCATGGTCTCAAAGAGATGACGCACCTCAATAGCTTTGGCACAAAGCTCCTTCTGACTATCAATAAGTTGGTGGGTTTTGCTCTCAAGCAACGCTTGGAGATGTTCACGATACGCCTTAAGCTGAAGATGCGTTTTAACCCTGGCCTTAAGTAACTCGACTCTGACCGGCTTACTGATATAATCTGCTGCCCCCAGGATCAACCCCTTTTCTTCTTGCTGCGGTTGAGATAGAGCTGTGACCATAATAATCGGAATATCCTTGGTTCTCTCATCTTGTTTAAGCCGGGAACAGAACTCATATCCGTCCATCTCGGGCATCATCAGATCAGAGAGGATCAGATCAGGCTTCAGCCCTTGATCAATAAGAATCAAAGCCTCAAACGCTGAATATACCGATACGATACTGTACAACGGGGAAAGAACCCCGTGTAGGAATCGACTAACGACCTCATCGTCATCAACAATCAAAATTGTTTCATGAACCATTCACTTGTCCTTCGGTGTTAGAAGCTGCCGCATAGATAATCTCTTTTTTTATATCACAAGAACCTTCTTTTGTGTAGCGATCCCTCAAAAAACATCCCCGATGGCTTCGTTAATATGCACAGGATTCAAAAAGTCCGAAGGTTCGATACAGAGCGAAACAGAACCATCACAGCTGGACCCACTACAAACACCCATCCCAAGCGATCAATAACTAGCAAATGTTAAAAGACATCAGCGCCAATGACAATAAAATTGTCCCACTGCACCCTGTTGAGTTATTTATTACATCACAGCCTTCACCAAAAGGCACTTGAACAAAATACCACGTTGTGGTATTTTTTGAATGTTCTCAACAAAACATCCTCACCAAGAGGACTACTCTAACTACGATTAACATTAAAATATATACGTATAAACAAAAAGTTACATAAAAAATAAGTCAAAAAATCAAACCAACATCCTCAACCCGCGAGAACTGTATGACCAGCAAAGAATTCCTTGAAGCCAGAAAGAAATTGGGGAAAACCCAAAAACAAATGGCAGAACTCCTTGGTGTTTCAATTAAGGCTGTACACAGTTACGAGCAGGGCTGGAGAACCATCCCTGCTCACGTGGAACGACAGATATTCTTTCTGCTCTCCCGCATTCGAATCGATGAGACAAAAACCAAACCGTGCTGGGTGATAAAAAAATGCCCGGCCAACCGACGAAAGCACTGCCCGGCCTGGGAATTCCAGGCGGGCAAACTGTGTTGGTTCATCAACGGAACTATTTGTGAATGCCAGGCAAAAAAAAGTTGGGAAGATAAAATGAGTGTATGCCGCCAGTGCGAGGTCCTCTCTTCCCTTCTGTAAGAATCTTCCCTTTTCCCATCACGACACCATCACTACAGGAACTCCCATGAGCGACTTATACGGATTTAACACTAAGGCCCTCCATAGCGGTTACACTCCAGACCCTGCCACCAGATCCAGGGCTATACCTATTCACCAGACTGCGTCCTACGTATTTAACAGCACGGAACAAGCAGCAAATCTCTTTGCCCTGAAAGCCCCGGACTTCCCCGGAGAAATCTATAATCGTTTCACCAATCCGACATACGAGGCGTTGGAGGCTCGAATCTCTGCACTGGAAGGGGGGCTGGCCGCAGCTGCCCTATCTTCGGGACAGGCGGCAACCTTCATGGCCCTTCTTACCATTGCTAACTGTGGAGATTCCATTGTCGCCTCGAAGACAATTTATGGCGGGACCTACACGCTTCTTGACTTGACGTTTCCCAAAAAATTCGGGATCAATGTCCGTTTTGTTGACCCTGATCCTGAGAACTTCAGAAACGCCATTGACCACACAACCAAGGCTATTTTTGCCGAAAGCATCGGCAATCCGAAACTGAACGTCCTCGACATCACCGGCGTAGCCAAAGTAGCCCACGAGGCCGGAATCCCGTTGGTCGTTGATAACACCTTTGCCACCCCTTTCCTTTGCCAACCCTTCCGTTTTGGGGCTGACCTCATTATCCATTCCGCCACCAAGTGGATTGGCGGTCACGGGACATCAATCGGAGGTTTAGTTGTCGATTCAGGAAAAACCAATTGGGACAGTGGCAAATTCCCAGAAATTACCGAAGATGATCCATCATACAGAGGCGGTCTTAACTACCTAAAAGAATTTGGCCAGCTGGCATATATCGTAAAACTGAAATCACGGTTCACTCGCGACCTTGGCCCCTGCATGAGTCCCTTTAATGCCTTCCTGTTTCTGCAAGGCCTTGAAACTCTAGCCCTCAGAATGGAGCGTCACTCCTCAAACGCCATGGCGGTCGCCAACTTTCTCACCACCCACAACAAGGTTGAAAAAACCATCTATCCCGGACTTTTGGACCACCCGACCCATGCCCTCGCTGTAAAATACCTGAGCCACGGCTTTGGCGGCATGGTCGGATTTGAAATCAAAGGCGGAGTACCCGCCGGGAGACGTTTCATCGAAGGGTTGCAACTCTTCTCGCATGTAGCTAATGTCGGAGACGCTAAATCCCTGGCCATTCATCCTGCAAGCACCACCCACTCGCAACTGACAGCAGAACAGCAGCAAGAAGCCGGTGTTTCCGAATCTTTCATCAGACTCTCTGTCGGCATCGAAAACATCGAGGATATTATTAAGGATCTGGACCACGCCTTGACTGTCGCTTAATAAAAAAAGGCGTAGCTCAATCATTCAAATAACATCCTGTTGAACATCAGCCTCCATCCCACCACGCAGCCCTTACACACTATGCAGAGTCAATCCCTCGGCCTTGTCGAAAAGAAATCCCTCTCCCTTCCCTCCCCTCTGGTGCTCGAAGGGGGAGATACCCTTGACAGAGTCACCCTGGCTTACGAAACCTATGGTCAGCTGAATCACGCCAAGAGCAACGCCATCCTGATCTGTCACGCTCTCTCCGGCGATGCCCACGCTGCAGGGTTTCATCAAGGATCAGACAAGGCTGGCTGGTGGGAGATTATGGTCG
This window harbors:
- a CDS encoding bifunctional O-acetylhomoserine aminocarboxypropyltransferase/cysteine synthase (catalyzes the formation of L-methionine and acetate from O-acetyl-L-homoserine and methanethiol); the protein is MSDLYGFNTKALHSGYTPDPATRSRAIPIHQTASYVFNSTEQAANLFALKAPDFPGEIYNRFTNPTYEALEARISALEGGLAAAALSSGQAATFMALLTIANCGDSIVASKTIYGGTYTLLDLTFPKKFGINVRFVDPDPENFRNAIDHTTKAIFAESIGNPKLNVLDITGVAKVAHEAGIPLVVDNTFATPFLCQPFRFGADLIIHSATKWIGGHGTSIGGLVVDSGKTNWDSGKFPEITEDDPSYRGGLNYLKEFGQLAYIVKLKSRFTRDLGPCMSPFNAFLFLQGLETLALRMERHSSNAMAVANFLTTHNKVEKTIYPGLLDHPTHALAVKYLSHGFGGMVGFEIKGGVPAGRRFIEGLQLFSHVANVGDAKSLAIHPASTTHSQLTAEQQQEAGVSESFIRLSVGIENIEDIIKDLDHALTVA
- a CDS encoding ABC transporter substrate-binding protein; protein product: MRRVMSVNRRQILKTAVGVAGSLLLPSMGRRAIAQTQKRLSIGYLPITDATPLLIAHANGYFKDEGLITERPIRIRNWSSLAESFLGGKFDVTHLLLPMPIWMRFKNQTPVKVLAWDHTNGSAITVRSDAGINGFEDLGGKHIAVPYWYSMHNIILQMGLRKVGLVPVIQPQSLALAKNQVNLFILSPPEMPAGLAGRKIDGYVVAEPFNALGEIKMNARIMRFTGDIWRNHPCCVVVMLEALIKEDPIFVQKVINGIVRAQLWVKQNPVQTARILSKEGEGYLPVDEQTLLRVFTHYSLEEYGAPAQPTAIRHPSWQNSRISFQPYPYPSATRFIVQAMRGTEMEGDRSFLSRLDADFVSRDLVDESFVKRAIDMVGGAGMFEEINLEHPWDRQEVIDL
- a CDS encoding helix-turn-helix domain-containing protein, yielding MTSKEFLEARKKLGKTQKQMAELLGVSIKAVHSYEQGWRTIPAHVERQIFFLLSRIRIDETKTKPCWVIKKCPANRRKHCPAWEFQAGKLCWFINGTICECQAKKSWEDKMSVCRQCEVLSSLL
- a CDS encoding ABC transporter permease, whose translation is MKSIAKYVVKHRGVWADWSNNRYGLPHLLLAAAGIAGFFLVWAIGGNYLFNRPHFGQFSGFLPVATIKALGRLLFDLQFWPSVLASLRRVTVGIGIAFVLGLPLGLLIGYFRQLRTATYVPIQFVRMISPLSWMPIALLVFATFESAIYFLITMATIWPIVLNSSLGVSRVNPQWIRMAKNQGATDVQVLLYIVVPASVPYILTSLRLALGVAWIVLVPVEFLGISSGLGYIINDARDTMEYDRLMAIVMAIGMIGFILDGSIQLIQRVFRWNWVD
- a CDS encoding ABC transporter ATP-binding protein — translated: MLKIETIDLSQSFPLSKAKSFPVFSGLDFVIESGSFTVLLGESGCGKSTLLSLLAGLIPITSGEVRADGITVTGPSPERTILFQQPSLLPWLTVKENISFGCRLRGDRDNLDARVNDLIRLIGLVGFENRHPTELSVGMAQRVCLARALIGQPQLLLLDEPFGFLDICNRARLQNELIGVWRERRFTIILVTHDVDEALIVGEKVIVLGGRPAEVLSVHEIDLPYPRDISSHSFFTLRATIINQLRAATTVGPQFPIHEACDVRK
- a CDS encoding response regulator, which codes for MVHETILIVDDDEVVSRFLHGVLSPLYSIVSVYSAFEALILIDQGLKPDLILSDLMMPEMDGYEFCSRLKQDERTKDIPIIMVTALSQPQQEEKGLILGAADYISKPVRVELLKARVKTHLQLKAYREHLQALLESKTHQLIDSQKELCAKAIEVRHLFETMGELLASRDHYTSEHALRVAAISVRMGREVGLGSKDLEILELGCLVHDIGKVAIPDDVLLKPGRFDKEDRQIMEYHPLIGGQLFTDRFADGRLALIIRQHHERLDGSGYPDGATGDEIDDLVKIVMVADVYEALVARRPYKQPMSREKALSILREDADQGKCLDSMVRILEKVTIDWDPLQIHLDLASGYLSSLELFRRKTYFREPLSDFYNYRYLAALEGAGGLCRESQHYHIVKADFNELKELNCRIGYAKADTILDQIGHFFHNLVEDTLLEYAIPINALMLLRRGSDYLIYSEIDPVILEKLAGACREVLAESSRQWEIKATISIACFAKGKRVDDALEEIYGYHNEPAGGAP